The following coding sequences lie in one Microvirga sp. 17 mud 1-3 genomic window:
- a CDS encoding PAS domain-containing sensor histidine kinase yields MARHGERHDGSGGRTGPRLRVLAPLAAAFLSGTAWPARAVELPASLTQSAEDLLRLLHGWPIENAAYFGLFLGLVAFSTTTALLLLREQRRHARTERALRTELAALRGADDLAGLLMGSERQLLVSWQGRDAEPRFEGDPSVIGEGAPAQRALAFGAWLAPGDAKTLDTALEQLRQRGETFRLTARTLGSRFIDVEGRTVGGRAILRLRDVTLDRAELLTVRSDLAGAQEDLRAMTDLLDAIAHPLWIRDETDRLLWANRAYLNAVEASDVADATARSLDLLGQRTRDESRRLRQGGNRFAARVTAVMAGQRSILDVVEHPTGNGSAGIAIDVSELEAVRTDLQRQMDAHVRTLDQLPTAVAIFDASQQLIFTNAAYQQLWGLDSAFLGSRPTDGEVLDRLYAARKLPEQADFRAWKTEILASYRAVDSQETWWHLPDRRTLRVVMNPNPQGGVTYLFDDVSEHIQLESQVTALTRVQSETLDTLKEGVAVFGSDGRLKLFNRAFAEMWTLPAELTAAQPHVDAVIKACRRLAPQDEPWVDIRGAVAGLPDMRMGFGCRMERQDGSALDCAAQPLPDGATLLTFIDVTASVNVERALKERNEALEKASRLRDEFVHHVSYELRSPLTNVIGFAQLLGDETVGALNPRQRDYADHIMRSSAALLAILNDILDLASIDTGSLALTPEIVDIRSTIEAAMRGLEDRLAESSLTVVIDTPDDIGSFVADGKRVRQILFNLLSNAVGFSSPGQSITVSARKSGGEVIFEVRDEGRGIPPEIKARIFDRFESHTLGTRHRGVGLGLSIVRSFVELHGGRIELASAPGVGTTVTCVFPNERYESPSDGRSAHSAVPSLAAE; encoded by the coding sequence ATGGCCCGGCACGGGGAGCGTCATGACGGCAGCGGAGGCAGGACGGGACCGCGCCTGCGCGTCCTCGCGCCCCTGGCGGCCGCCTTCCTGAGCGGGACCGCATGGCCGGCCCGGGCCGTCGAGCTCCCTGCTTCCCTTACCCAGAGTGCCGAAGACCTTCTGCGCCTCCTGCACGGATGGCCGATCGAGAACGCCGCCTATTTCGGCCTTTTTCTCGGCCTCGTGGCCTTTTCCACCACCACGGCCCTCTTGCTCCTGCGCGAGCAGCGCCGCCATGCCCGGACTGAGCGCGCCCTGCGGACCGAGCTTGCGGCCTTACGCGGCGCGGACGACCTTGCCGGCCTCCTCATGGGCTCGGAGCGCCAGCTCCTGGTGAGCTGGCAGGGGCGCGATGCGGAGCCGCGCTTCGAGGGCGACCCTTCGGTCATCGGCGAGGGGGCGCCGGCTCAGCGGGCGCTCGCCTTCGGCGCCTGGCTCGCCCCAGGCGACGCCAAGACCCTGGATACAGCCCTGGAGCAGCTGCGGCAGCGCGGGGAGACCTTCCGCCTCACGGCCCGCACCCTCGGCAGCCGCTTCATCGACGTGGAGGGACGTACCGTCGGCGGGCGGGCAATCCTGCGGCTGAGGGACGTGACCCTCGACAGGGCGGAGCTGCTCACGGTCCGGTCCGACCTTGCCGGCGCGCAGGAGGATCTGCGCGCCATGACGGACCTTCTCGACGCCATCGCCCACCCGCTCTGGATCCGGGACGAGACGGACCGGCTTCTCTGGGCCAACCGGGCCTATCTCAACGCCGTCGAGGCTTCGGACGTGGCGGACGCGACGGCCCGGTCCCTCGACCTCCTGGGGCAGCGGACCCGGGACGAATCCCGCCGCCTACGCCAGGGCGGCAACCGCTTTGCGGCCCGCGTCACGGCCGTCATGGCCGGGCAGCGCTCCATCCTGGACGTGGTCGAGCACCCGACCGGGAACGGCAGCGCAGGCATCGCCATCGACGTCTCGGAGCTGGAGGCGGTCCGCACAGACCTGCAGCGGCAGATGGACGCCCATGTGCGCACCCTCGACCAGCTGCCGACTGCGGTTGCGATCTTCGACGCATCGCAGCAGCTCATCTTCACGAACGCCGCCTATCAGCAGCTCTGGGGCCTCGATTCGGCCTTCCTGGGCTCCCGCCCCACGGACGGCGAGGTGCTCGACCGGCTCTATGCGGCCCGCAAGCTCCCGGAACAGGCGGATTTCAGGGCCTGGAAGACCGAGATCCTGGCGAGCTACCGCGCGGTCGATTCGCAGGAGACCTGGTGGCACCTGCCAGACCGGCGTACCCTGCGCGTCGTCATGAACCCGAACCCGCAAGGGGGCGTGACCTACCTGTTCGACGACGTGAGCGAGCATATCCAGCTCGAATCGCAGGTGACGGCGCTGACCCGCGTCCAGAGCGAGACCCTCGACACCCTCAAGGAGGGAGTCGCGGTGTTCGGCTCGGACGGGCGCCTCAAGCTCTTCAACCGCGCCTTCGCGGAGATGTGGACTCTGCCCGCGGAGCTGACGGCCGCCCAGCCGCACGTGGATGCGGTGATCAAGGCCTGCCGCCGCCTCGCTCCGCAGGACGAGCCCTGGGTCGATATCCGCGGCGCTGTCGCGGGACTGCCCGACATGCGCATGGGCTTCGGCTGCCGCATGGAGCGCCAGGACGGCTCCGCCCTCGATTGCGCGGCCCAGCCCCTGCCGGACGGCGCCACGCTCCTGACCTTCATCGACGTGACCGCGAGCGTGAACGTGGAGCGCGCCCTGAAGGAGCGCAACGAGGCGCTCGAGAAGGCCTCGCGCCTGCGCGACGAATTCGTCCACCACGTGTCCTACGAGCTGCGCTCTCCGCTCACCAACGTCATCGGCTTCGCGCAGCTCCTCGGGGACGAGACGGTCGGCGCGCTCAATCCGCGCCAGCGCGATTACGCCGACCACATCATGCGCTCCTCGGCGGCCCTGCTCGCGATCCTCAACGACATCCTGGACCTCGCCTCCATCGATACCGGATCCCTCGCGCTCACGCCCGAGATCGTCGACATCCGCTCCACCATCGAGGCCGCCATGCGCGGGCTGGAGGACCGGCTGGCCGAGTCCTCGCTCACGGTGGTCATCGACACGCCCGACGACATCGGCTCCTTCGTGGCCGACGGGAAGCGCGTGCGGCAGATCCTGTTCAACCTGCTCTCGAACGCGGTCGGCTTCTCGTCGCCGGGGCAGAGCATCACGGTCTCGGCCCGCAAGAGCGGCGGCGAGGTCATCTTCGAGGTGAGGGACGAGGGCCGCGGCATCCCGCCCGAAATCAAGGCGCGGATCTTCGACCGGTTCGAGAGCCACACCCTCGGGACGCGCCATCGCGGCGTGGGCCTCGGGCTGTCGATCGTGCGCTCCTTCGTGGAGCTGCACGGCGGGCGCATCGAGCTGGCCTCGGCCCCGGGGGTCGGCACGACCGTGACCTGCGTTTTCCCCAATGAGCGATACGAGTCGCCCTCCGACGGCCGGTCCGCGCATTCCGCGGTGCCGTCCCTGGCGGCCGAATAG
- the tsaE gene encoding tRNA (adenosine(37)-N6)-threonylcarbamoyltransferase complex ATPase subunit type 1 TsaE — protein sequence MTAQDEWHDPSWVVALPDQEATERFARLLIDELRPGDLVTLSGGLGAGKTTLARALVRGLAGDPELEVPSPTFTLVQSYEGAHHPVVHADFYRLGSGHELYELGWDEMTENAISLVEWPERADEALKAERLDIHLDFAPGGAGAGRIAFVTGTGGFASRLRRLKAFHALVERSGWTDAIRVPMPADASVIRSYERLVKPDGGTALLMISPPRPVGPPVRRGKPYTTIAKLAETVHAFVAMDKGLRTLGFSAPEIYGEDLETGLLILEDLGSEPVVDANGPIPERYAEAVRVLARLHGTALPQNLPVTEGMDYALPPYDLEALLIEVELLPDWYVPHIIGSLLSGSARAEFVNLWTETLSEILAGPTTWTLRDYHSPNLIWMPEREGLQRVGIIDFQDAVLGSPAYDVASLLQDARATVSPDLELKLIGLYARERRAADPQFDVASFARAYAIMGAQRATKILGIFARLDRRDGKPHYLKHLPRIETYLARNLAHPALSRLRAWYEAYLPRLIPHPPVDDTPPAP from the coding sequence ATGACCGCGCAAGACGAATGGCACGACCCGTCCTGGGTCGTCGCCCTGCCCGACCAGGAAGCGACGGAACGCTTTGCCCGGCTCCTGATCGACGAATTGCGCCCCGGCGATCTCGTGACCCTGTCGGGCGGCCTCGGCGCCGGCAAGACCACCCTTGCCCGCGCCCTCGTGCGCGGCCTTGCGGGCGATCCCGAACTCGAAGTACCGAGCCCGACCTTCACGCTCGTCCAGTCCTACGAAGGCGCGCACCATCCCGTGGTGCATGCGGATTTCTACCGCCTGGGGAGTGGGCACGAGCTCTATGAGCTCGGCTGGGACGAGATGACCGAGAACGCCATCTCGCTCGTGGAATGGCCGGAAAGGGCGGACGAAGCCCTGAAGGCGGAGCGCCTCGACATCCATCTCGATTTCGCGCCCGGCGGCGCCGGCGCGGGGCGCATCGCCTTCGTGACGGGCACGGGCGGCTTCGCGTCCCGGCTCCGGCGGCTGAAGGCCTTTCACGCCCTGGTGGAACGCAGCGGCTGGACGGACGCGATCCGCGTGCCCATGCCGGCCGACGCCTCGGTGATCCGCTCCTACGAGCGGCTCGTGAAGCCGGATGGCGGGACCGCGCTGCTCATGATCTCGCCGCCCCGGCCGGTGGGCCCGCCCGTGCGCCGGGGCAAGCCCTACACGACCATCGCGAAACTCGCCGAGACGGTCCACGCCTTTGTGGCGATGGACAAGGGCCTGCGCACCCTCGGTTTCAGCGCGCCGGAGATTTACGGGGAGGACCTGGAGACGGGGCTTCTCATCCTGGAGGATCTCGGCAGCGAGCCGGTGGTGGACGCGAACGGCCCGATCCCGGAGCGTTACGCGGAAGCCGTGCGCGTGCTCGCCCGCCTGCACGGCACGGCGCTGCCCCAGAACCTCCCCGTGACCGAGGGAATGGATTACGCGCTGCCGCCCTACGATCTTGAAGCGCTGCTCATCGAGGTGGAGCTCCTGCCCGATTGGTACGTGCCGCACATCATCGGCAGCCTGCTCTCGGGCTCGGCGCGGGCCGAGTTCGTCAATCTGTGGACCGAGACCCTGTCCGAGATCCTCGCAGGCCCCACCACCTGGACCCTGCGCGACTATCATTCGCCCAACCTGATCTGGATGCCCGAGCGCGAGGGCCTGCAGCGGGTCGGCATCATCGATTTCCAGGACGCGGTGCTGGGCTCCCCGGCCTACGATGTCGCGTCCCTGCTCCAGGATGCGCGGGCCACCGTGTCGCCCGATCTGGAACTGAAGCTGATCGGCCTCTATGCCCGCGAGCGCCGGGCCGCCGATCCGCAATTCGACGTAGCGTCCTTCGCACGTGCCTATGCGATCATGGGCGCGCAGCGCGCCACCAAGATCCTCGGCATCTTCGCCCGCCTGGACCGGCGGGACGGCAAGCCGCACTACCTCAAGCACCTGCCGCGGATCGAGACCTATCTCGCCCGCAACCTCGCCCACCCCGCCCTGTCGCGGCTGCGCGCCTGGTACGAGGCCTATCTGCCGCGCCTCATCCCGCACCCGCCCGTCGACGATACTCCTCCGGCTCCCTGA
- a CDS encoding nucleotidyltransferase family protein, with amino-acid sequence MLPITATMPKPLVKVAGRTLIDFALDKLHEAGIGQVVVNVHHFADMLEAHLRTRDVPRIVVSDEREAVLETGGGVKKALPLLGDAPFITFNSDSLWIEGAEPNLSRLVQAWNPATMDVLMLIAPLSTSIGYEGRGDFSMDPDGRLQRRKGDESVPFVYAGVAIVKPELVAGTPDGPFSANVFYDRASAKGRLHGLRLEGQWLHVGEPQAIAEAEECLAACTR; translated from the coding sequence ATGCTGCCGATCACCGCAACGATGCCCAAGCCGCTTGTGAAAGTCGCCGGGCGCACGCTGATCGATTTCGCCCTCGACAAGCTTCATGAGGCAGGCATCGGACAGGTGGTGGTGAACGTGCACCATTTCGCCGACATGCTGGAAGCACATCTGCGCACGCGCGACGTGCCGCGCATCGTCGTCTCCGACGAGCGCGAAGCGGTGCTCGAAACCGGCGGCGGCGTGAAAAAGGCATTGCCGCTTTTGGGCGATGCGCCCTTCATCACGTTCAATTCCGACTCGCTCTGGATCGAGGGCGCGGAGCCGAATCTCTCCCGCCTCGTCCAGGCCTGGAACCCGGCCACCATGGACGTGCTGATGCTCATCGCGCCGTTATCCACAAGCATTGGGTATGAGGGCCGCGGCGATTTCAGCATGGATCCGGACGGGCGGCTGCAGCGCCGCAAGGGCGACGAGAGCGTGCCTTTCGTCTACGCGGGCGTCGCCATCGTGAAGCCGGAACTCGTCGCCGGCACGCCGGACGGGCCGTTTTCGGCGAACGTTTTCTACGACCGGGCCAGCGCGAAGGGCCGCCTCCACGGGTTGCGCCTGGAGGGGCAGTGGCTGCATGTTGGTGAGCCTCAGGCGATTGCCGAGGCGGAAGAGTGCCTTGCCGCCTGCACGCGGTGA
- the addB gene encoding double-strand break repair protein AddB has translation MMPSTTRTEGSASPQGRDLFSGRADAPPTRIFSIPAGSPFLPTLVDALLDGRLVGPLADDPAALADVTLYLPTRRATRALVALLAERGGGRAQLLPRIVPLGEADEAEFELTGLEGTPLEEAASLKPPIPPLERRLILTRLIQRWSAEVDRALLQLGPDMPFLVPGSPADAVSLAGDLEGLMDSFTTEGIDWHALERAVDADYSEYFRITRNFVQIVSENWPKILTERQASDPAARRIALIDAEARRLLRERPAHPMIVAGSTGSVPATANLIAAIARLPKGAIVLPGLDTDLDEESWACIGDIADSETDPVHSHPQATLRRLVDRHLRVPREAITVLGEASGTARARSRMLSEALRPASTTDRWSHMPTDERLALAREGCAGLTVVEAADEREEAFAIAVALRETLAEPGRTAALVTPDRALATRVAAELARWGLAVEDSAGLPLSETAAGRLARLSADAAADDLKPLRVLALLAHPMVRLGWPRETVERAAGVLEIGVLRGPAPAPGFEGMRRALAENRAGTDRRTPRPRRRLTAEEWDLADALLERLDIAFGDFLPDRTGEGILDLIGLTEAHRCTVAALTDLPPEEAERVERDSSLEALEALFDDLQYSEIRREEDQPLQGRFADYPAFFTALARQQTLSPSARSTHRRLKIFGLLEARLLSVDRVVLGGLDEGTWPPRTVTDSFLNRPMRARIGLAPPERRIGQTAHDFVQALGTPDVIVTRAQKRDGSPMVPSRFLQRLKAFAGREAWDGMMRAGERYRHLARSLDAPRRVPPLARPRPMPDPALFPRSLSVTEIETLLRDPYSIFARHILKLDALEAIAVAPGAADRGTIIHDVLGTFAADYPRALPELALEDLLGRGVQAFAGIAEAFPELYAEWWPRFTRLAAAFVEWERARRPSIAEVHPERSGALPIRLADGSVFVLRARADRIEQRRDGGFAIIDFKTGQPPGIREVYAGFSPQLTLEAMMLMKGAFKDVPAAKEAPDLVYVHTTGGREPIKVREIGPGRDETRSVPDIVQEHTRRFEGMIARYAAGEAAYVSRPFPKYARRFSEYDHLARVKEWSLASNGGGEGFA, from the coding sequence ATGATGCCGAGCACGACCCGGACAGAAGGATCTGCATCACCGCAGGGTCGTGATCTTTTTTCCGGACGTGCCGATGCACCGCCGACGCGCATCTTCTCCATTCCGGCCGGCTCCCCCTTTCTGCCGACCCTCGTCGACGCGCTGCTCGACGGGCGCCTCGTCGGCCCTCTCGCGGATGATCCGGCAGCACTTGCGGACGTCACGCTCTATCTCCCGACCCGGCGCGCCACGCGGGCGCTCGTGGCGCTTCTTGCCGAACGCGGCGGCGGGCGGGCGCAGCTTTTGCCGCGCATCGTGCCCCTCGGCGAGGCGGACGAGGCCGAGTTCGAACTGACGGGCCTCGAAGGCACGCCCCTTGAGGAGGCCGCCTCCCTCAAGCCGCCCATTCCGCCGCTCGAGCGCCGGCTCATCCTGACGCGCCTCATCCAGCGCTGGTCGGCGGAGGTGGACAGGGCGCTGCTGCAGCTCGGCCCCGACATGCCCTTCCTGGTTCCGGGCTCGCCCGCCGATGCCGTGAGCCTCGCGGGGGATCTCGAAGGCCTGATGGATTCCTTCACGACGGAAGGCATCGACTGGCATGCCCTCGAACGGGCCGTGGATGCGGATTACTCCGAGTATTTCCGCATCACGCGCAATTTCGTGCAGATCGTCAGCGAGAACTGGCCGAAGATCCTGACCGAGCGGCAGGCGAGCGATCCGGCCGCCCGGCGTATTGCGCTCATCGACGCGGAGGCGCGGCGGCTTCTGCGCGAGCGCCCGGCGCATCCCATGATCGTCGCGGGCTCCACGGGCTCGGTTCCGGCCACGGCCAATCTGATTGCAGCGATCGCGCGGCTGCCGAAAGGCGCCATCGTCCTGCCCGGGCTCGACACGGATCTCGACGAGGAGAGCTGGGCCTGCATCGGCGACATCGCGGACAGCGAGACGGATCCCGTGCACAGCCACCCGCAGGCGACCCTGCGGCGCCTGGTGGACCGGCACCTGCGCGTGCCGCGCGAGGCCATTACGGTGCTGGGCGAAGCGTCCGGGACAGCGCGGGCGCGAAGCCGCATGCTCTCCGAGGCCCTGCGGCCCGCGAGCACCACCGACCGCTGGTCCCACATGCCCACGGACGAGCGCCTGGCCCTCGCCCGGGAGGGCTGCGCCGGCCTCACGGTGGTCGAGGCGGCGGACGAGCGCGAGGAGGCCTTCGCCATTGCGGTCGCCCTGCGCGAGACCCTGGCCGAGCCGGGCCGCACGGCCGCCCTCGTGACGCCCGACCGGGCCCTCGCGACCCGGGTCGCGGCGGAACTCGCCCGCTGGGGCCTTGCGGTGGAGGATTCGGCCGGTCTTCCCCTCTCGGAAACGGCGGCCGGGCGCCTGGCGCGCCTTTCGGCCGATGCCGCCGCGGACGACCTGAAGCCCCTGCGCGTCCTGGCGCTTCTGGCCCATCCGATGGTGCGCCTCGGCTGGCCGCGCGAGACCGTGGAGCGCGCCGCGGGCGTCCTCGAAATCGGCGTGCTGCGCGGCCCTGCGCCGGCCCCCGGCTTCGAGGGCATGCGCCGCGCCCTGGCGGAGAACCGCGCCGGAACCGACCGGCGCACGCCGCGTCCGCGCCGGAGGCTCACGGCCGAGGAATGGGACCTCGCCGATGCGCTGCTCGAACGCCTCGACATCGCCTTCGGCGACTTCCTTCCGGACAGGACCGGCGAGGGCATCCTCGATCTCATCGGCCTCACGGAGGCGCACCGCTGCACCGTCGCAGCCCTGACCGACCTGCCGCCCGAGGAGGCAGAGCGGGTCGAGCGCGATTCCTCCCTGGAAGCTCTCGAAGCCCTGTTCGACGACTTGCAATATTCCGAGATCCGCCGGGAGGAAGACCAGCCTCTCCAGGGGCGCTTCGCCGATTATCCGGCCTTCTTCACGGCGCTCGCCCGGCAGCAGACCTTGAGCCCCTCCGCGCGCTCCACCCATCGCCGGCTCAAGATCTTCGGCCTGCTCGAAGCGCGCCTTCTCTCGGTCGACCGGGTCGTCCTCGGCGGGCTCGACGAGGGCACCTGGCCGCCGCGCACGGTGACCGACTCGTTCCTCAACCGGCCCATGCGCGCCCGCATCGGCCTCGCGCCGCCCGAACGGCGGATCGGCCAGACGGCGCACGATTTCGTGCAGGCGCTCGGCACGCCCGACGTCATCGTCACCCGCGCGCAGAAGCGGGACGGCTCGCCCATGGTGCCCTCGCGCTTTCTCCAGCGTCTCAAGGCCTTCGCGGGCAGAGAAGCCTGGGACGGCATGATGCGGGCGGGCGAGCGCTACCGCCACCTTGCGCGCAGCCTCGATGCGCCGCGCCGGGTCCCACCGCTCGCGCGGCCACGGCCGATGCCGGACCCGGCTCTGTTCCCACGCTCCTTGAGCGTCACCGAGATCGAGACCCTGCTGCGTGACCCCTATTCGATCTTTGCGCGGCACATCCTGAAGCTCGATGCCCTGGAGGCAATCGCGGTCGCTCCCGGCGCCGCCGATCGCGGCACGATCATCCACGACGTGCTCGGCACCTTCGCGGCCGATTACCCGCGTGCGCTGCCCGAACTCGCCCTCGAAGACCTGCTCGGCCGCGGCGTGCAGGCCTTTGCGGGGATCGCCGAGGCCTTTCCCGAACTCTATGCGGAATGGTGGCCGCGCTTCACCCGGCTCGCCGCCGCCTTCGTCGAATGGGAGCGGGCGCGCCGCCCGTCTATCGCAGAGGTCCATCCCGAGCGGTCAGGCGCGCTGCCTATCCGGCTCGCCGACGGCAGCGTCTTCGTCCTGCGCGCCCGCGCCGACCGGATCGAGCAGCGGCGCGACGGCGGGTTCGCGATCATCGACTTCAAGACCGGGCAGCCGCCAGGAATCCGCGAGGTCTATGCGGGCTTCTCGCCCCAGCTCACCCTCGAGGCGATGATGCTGATGAAGGGCGCGTTCAAGGACGTGCCCGCTGCCAAGGAAGCGCCGGACCTGGTCTATGTCCACACCACGGGCGGGCGCGAGCCCATCAAGGTGCGCGAGATCGGGCCTGGCCGTGACGAGACGCGCAGCGTCCCCGACATCGTGCAGGAGCATACCCGCCGCTTCGAAGGCATGATCGCGCGCTACGCGGCCGGCGAAGCGGCCTACGTGTCGCGGCCCTTCCCGAAATATGCACGGCGCTTCTCGGAATACGACCACCTCGCCCGCGTGAAGGAATGGTCGCTCGCCAGCAACGGCGGCGGGGAGGGCTTCGCATGA